In Danaus plexippus chromosome 3 unlocalized genomic scaffold, MEX_DaPlex mxdp_34, whole genome shotgun sequence, the DNA window TTCAATaaccataattaaatatagaacggctgtaattaaaaatataaaaagcgaTGCTACTTCACTCCAGTTTTTAAAGCGACAAGTTACACAAGTTCTATAAAACTGTGAGAACCAACTATGCACGACTAAATTAAAACTCTCGATAATATGTAGAAAGCTCTGTGCGTCGGCGCGCCAACTATACTCGGCCGGATTGGTTTCGAGACCGCGCTTTCATAAGCTCGACCACTCTTCAAAATTACATGCAGCCACAATAAGACACTTACCTTCGACACTATGGATTTCAGCGGACAGCGTTGTTAGCAGCAGGCCGAATGATAGCAATTTAATCCCATAATCCGGTATAAAGTTTCTTGACCACATCTTGTAGCACAATATTCACACATGGATCACACACATTGGTTTTACTCCTTCTATGTCGTTTTAAcaccaaaatataaacacttcACGGAACTAAGAGTAAGAACTGACActtcattttgttttgaacTGTTGTTACGTTGAAAAAACCTCAGTATTGATCATTTTAGCGGTAAAACACGTTCAAAAACAACGAACAGCCCGTTTGAAACATGCGCAGCCGCGTCCTGCTCGCATCTGACGGCTTTGTTGTAAATACACAATCTACGGTAAATCAAAATGGCGGACGGCGCGCCAGTGTGCGTGTGCGCAGCTTGTAACGATAGATATCTCGCTCCTAGGATCCTGTCTACAGCccttaatgtaaattttatctaatttaaaacttcatacgtttaatttaagttattaaaccccagtgttttagttttaaaaccgTGAGAACCCAGACACTCACACATTGACAAATACGCGAAGGAATGTTGATTCAATGGAGAAATCAAGCAATTCAACACCACTCGTCGCTCACAGCCAATACAGAGCTTTTGAACTTAGTAGTCCAGTGGTTGCAGCAGAGATGGCGCTActgtaaatgttatattgtagGGGATGGTTTGCAAGGGATTGTCAAGATCTAGTCCCTTAAAAAGAACTGGAATAATAATGTTGGTTAAAAATAACGTTTcaagaaaaaaactatatagtgATCTATATAGTGATGCCTTTCAGTTAAATCGATAACGGCACTTTTGTTGGGTTGCTACGCTTAACAAAACCTCCTTAGTCGTTAGCGaactttattttgatttctttaaatcaaTTACTTCAAGAATGGCCACTTGCTATCAAAAACATCCCTTCGAAATAGAAACGGAAGACAGATTAActacaataaattcaaaaatatttgaaatcaagAAGAAAATACAACTATCaggtaatatttacaattagcAATGAACCAAAAATATCGTCAATAAATTGTCgttcaaatttattcatacattaaaGAGGGTCAAAGAAAATCACATTATGAAGAAAATGAGGCagagaaaaaacaaaacagtgACTTCATAGATACTTTAAAGACTGAAATAAAACTGAGACTAAAGGAACTAGCTGAAGCCAGAGAGATCGTAACAGAAGAAGAGGCCATGGTGAAGAAATACTTAAACGCGGTTTGTCCAATTGGTAATAAGACTGCAGATCAGGTAGTTATAATACGgctttttagaattaattttcaaaaacactTCGTCATGTTTAGAAATTTGTGGTTTTTAACGATGCGTTTGAAACAAATGTGACATTTTAATGCTCTAAAATGGTTTGTTGATGCAACTGAACTATTAATGTGTAACGTGTTTTGTAGCTAATACATAATTTCGATTTGAAAGTAAttgaacaaagaaaattattggatttattgaaatacgaGAAAGGCAGCAAGAAGAAGAAGTTGAAAGATCTGGAGGTGGAATACGAAAAACTTCTGATTGAAAGCACTAAAAGCGATTTGgtgaaatcaaaaatatccACCAGAGCTAGAAAGGTATGTGAAAGAAAAGcgtaataattactataaacatgatcgtaaaattgtttaaatattatgtaatgaagagacgaaacctcttagcataccatggattcaccgtgcgggtgccgggtccatcgcggtacagggagaggagcttcaacagtgcctgggacttgcgacccaggtgtaggataaggggcccctatctatcGCGCGTTATaggctcacctccactgtccaagctcctctctctacctaaccaaatttgaaatgaacctACTAGAGCTGCCTttgacgcacgttccaagaatgaactgatatCAGTTCTTtgcaggcccaagtcttttagcacgTCGTAGAGAGATTTGGTTGTTATATGCTAATGGCATGTTCTTTTggaatgttggtttcccaaggaaccgtaagctctattatgacaacgcgctttaaaattcgcgaatataaaaatatgtctggtctggaagCTGTCGcgcaaatatcctcggggattttatattgcttctcatacgtgtccatcattatagtccaatccgaagtcGCTTTAATGAAAGAgcaaggcttgacgtttgattttgtggccctagtgccttctctcacaaaacctaatattataaacctaATATGTCGTAAATTACTACACGCACCATTGAAATACGAACTTTGCTTTAAGTATTTGaaagattttgataaatttttatgttatggttaggattttattattaaattcatattattacaaagaTAGAACTTGGAATAATATCGAGTCAAACAACGTATACAGGTTTTACCATCAAGTTGGCACAAAcatattagaataataaaagagaGAATACATCAGTTTACGAAAGTAGTATATAACGTCACagatgtaagttttttttaacaaaaaatatttttttcaccacCATGAGAATGTATCCCATCTTGAAAACGAGATCCACAAAGTTCTGATACAATGGACTGAAGCGGAGTTGGTAAAGAAGAAATATACTTCAATCaggtaaaatataactaattatgtataaatatactgacagaaaatatacgaaaaatttaaaacaatatttccaTTTCAGACAGGCCCTAGTGGAAGATTCAGTAAAATTCGAAAGCTCGCTGTCTAAAATTGAGGAAGTCTTGATGAAACAAAAGgaagaaataaaacagttaGAGGTAGTTGAATCTAGCAATATCATAGGATTCAAAACCGATACCAATAACACAAAAGTACCTAGTTAAGTGGTCTTTTGGCGTTTAGTTGAAAGGATTGGGACGCTCGAAACAGAAGGAGACGAAAATAAATCAAGAGATCTTGTCGCTCTAatgaataaagttaaatatttaatggagAGATTCGTTCAATATTTATCCACAGTTGGTCCGTGAAGAGGCAGCCGAGATGCGTTTCCGTGCGACTGCGGCAACGGCTGCGGAGGCTGCCCGAGCACACGACGCTGAGCACGGCCGAGCAAACGAAAGAGCCTATTTCGCACAGAGGTTTGAAGAAAGGAAAAGGGAACTTGAGAAATTAGAGAAGAGAATTTTCCCGCCGGCTGGTTAATAGTTCATTATAGTCTCATGCATacttttactttcaaataatttacattcacTAGTATTATTggtaaggaaaaaatatagttgaaATGTATTACAAGGctgcaatgaaatatataatgatcgtttcttttttaattaaacaaggGAAGAAAACATGTCATGGATATCATTTATACTGGCAAGTTAAGGAATAATGCTAACAAACAATTATTGTGTTGCAGTTCGTTCCGTGCGACAAGAGTCAAGAGGATCTACAGAAGGAGAAGTAGCTACGGAGGAACAATCAGCTGCTACACAGATGGAAGAAATATTCCAGAGATTGATGAAGCTAACAGGTTAGAAAATCTAGTAATACCTGATGGTTTCCTACAAATGTATCAGCATGACGGTATTTCCTTCATTTTTGTAGGAGTCACGGAGCCTGAGGAAGTATTCGAAAGGTTCAAGTCACAGCGAGAGACACAAAAGCGTCTGAACTACCTTCAACAAACAACTGAAGAGGAGAAACTTCTCCTTGAGGAAACACAGACAACACTCATGGCTGAGCTCGAAGGATACAAATTTGCATCCGTTAAGGATAAGGATGAGTAAGAAAATAtaccattatttataaatgataattacgCTTTTTACTATAAACTTCATATTGATTTCAGGGGTCAAGAAGAAATAATGGAGTTAAAAAGACAAATAGAAGAAGAGGAAAAACACTATGctgatttacaaaaaaaatatgacgacTTGGAAGGCTTTTTGTTAGAAATCAAGAGATTGTTATATGACCTGTGCAAAATGTTGGATGTAGGCAGAATAGGAAATATTAAACGGAATCATATTTTCAGCTGCTATGAACACTGTCTCATACATTAACAcgctaattaattaaatacctaTTTTTGTTTCTGCAAATCCAAAAATTTGGGTAAAATGTCATTGATCTTTCGACTAACACGCGATTTAAGTCTAATTTTGCTTTAGATTGTGGGAGAACCAGCTATGCCAGAGTGGACAGCAGAGGCACGAGATATTTCAGAAACTCTAAATGTTTTAAGTGCGAGGTACTCCACTGCTGCTACTAGGACAGCTGCCTTGGAGAAGAGAGATCAACCCATTCCTTCTAATGTACGTACTAGCCCCATAAACTATAAatgttcttttatatttagcgTCTTCATCCATTCAAACAAACCAGAtgtgatgaaattttattcaaaacatcTTTTTTACAGACTCCGAGTGGACCACAGTCACTAGCTGGTGTGAGGTCACGAAGTCCCAGCACACCGAAGGACTCTGAGAAGGTCCTGCCGACGTACAAGGAATTGGTGACCAGAGAACCCGTCAAACAGCCACGTACGATGACATTTACTAAGAATTACTTAATACCATAGTTGTCTTTATATTAGTCTCTtactaaaattgtattatgaatatatttctttaaaaatatttatggaagGTCGAATAGTGagttgaaatgaaatttctcTATAGCATCTGATGAAGAGGAGGACATACCATCGCGGTTCTACTTAAAACGCCAAGCCCAACTCATCGTAGATACAAAATGCAGAAGGAAAGGATTCCGCACACCTTATCCAAGGAAATAATTGAGAAGCTTAACATTGATATTTTGTAGTTGACTTATATTTTACGAgccaataaaactatttaaataatctgtcATTTACCTTTTCCGTCACCATTGACGTTATAAACAAAAGCAAatctttcataattatttaccaaatataatattttttttagatatatttttagttgttataATCATGTTTTGTCCCCATAAGAATTCATATCTGCAGCTCGTTTGTGCCATAAATCCGCGAGTTATCAACAAAGCCGTGGATCTGGCCATGCAGAAGGAACACTTCGATCTCCATACTGGTCCGTACTGATTTATATTACCCTATACTAATACTTTAATACAACTATTCATATAACTTAAGACTTCAGGTAGATAATCCCTGAATAATACTTTGCTTTAATcttcactaaaataaaaaggttgGCCTGGTTACAAGTTAattccaataatataataatatacaatagatAAGAATGCATCTATTTCGCTTTCAGAAGATAACTTAGGAGGATATCTATGTTAGAAttcttatacaatttttaataaaaacaacgtGAGCAAGGGCtagttatttgatttatagtaACGTAGTCACCAACAAATACTTAGACATATGGACTCTTCCATCATCTACCTCAAAATTTATCAGCTATTTTATTGACCTTCAGATCGCCCTCCAGCAAAGAGATTGGAATCCATGCAACCGTCTCTTTATGCGCCCCATGTGGATATAACCAGAGCGTCCTTAGGTTTTGAACGTGTTGGTCTTAGACTAATTAACAGGGACTTACATTCGCCCGATCATTTGAAGCAATTACAGGCAATCCATAGTATTTTAGACCAGGTAATGTTCGCTTTGTgatcttaaaatatagaacACCTATTTTCCTTCTAGATAATGGCATTCTGTTGTGATTTCACTTCCAATAGATGTCGCTGTTTTCATTCCATCTCGATAATAGGATTTATCGTTTAT includes these proteins:
- the LOC116779579 gene encoding centrosomal protein of 112 kDa, producing MATCYQKHPFEIETEDRLTTINSKIFEIKKKIQLSEGQRKSHYEENEAEKKQNSDFIDTLKTEIKLRLKELAEAREIVTEEEAMVKKYLNAVCPIGNKTADQLIHNFDLKVIEQRKLLDLLKYEKGSKKKKLKDLEVEYEKLLIESTKSDLVKSKISTRARKNVSHLENEIHKVLIQWTEAELVKKKYTSIRQALVEDSVKFESSLSKIEEVLMKQKEEIKQLELVREEAAEMRFRATAATAAEAARAHDAEHGRANERAYFAQRFEERKRELEKLEKRIFPPAVRSVRQESRGSTEGEVATEEQSAATQMEEIFQRLMKLTGVTEPEEVFERFKSQRETQKRLNYLQQTTEEEKLLLEETQTTLMAELEGYKFASVKDKDEGQEEIMELKRQIEEEEKHYADLQKKYDDLEGFLLEIKRLLYDLCKMLDIVGEPAMPEWTAEARDISETLNVLSARYSTAATRTAALEKRDQPIPSNTPSGPQSLAGVRSRSPSTPKDSEKVLPTYKELVTREPVKQPPSDEEEDIPSRFYLKRQAQLIVDTKCRRKGFRTPYPRK